The genomic stretch TGGCGGAACGGGTACTGGGAGTAGGCATCGCGGGCACTCAATTGACGGAGCTCGAGCGAAGACTCATGGAGGAGTGGACGCCATACGGGGTCGTTCTCTTTGCACGCAATGTCGGGACGGCGACCGAGCTGGAAGAGCTGTGCGGCGAGATCAAAAGGACCGGGGACCCTTCCCCGCTGATCTTCGTCGATCAGGAGGGCGGAAGAGTCGATCGGCTGCGCGACATCATCCCGGGCATTCCCGGAGCAGCGGCAGTGGCCGAGTCGGACGCTGCCGAGGAAGTGGTCGGCCGGATCGGCGAACTGATCGGCGACGAGCTCCGTCACTTCTCGATCGACGTGAATCTCGCGCCGGTGGTCGACGTCGAGCGCGACGAGCCGGTGCAGGGACTCGAGCGTCGAATCTACGGAAAGGACCCCGAGGTCGTCACGAACCTCGCGGCCCGCTTCCTTCGCGGTCTTCACTCGAAAGGAGTAGCCGCGTGCCTGAAGCATTTTCCGGGGATGGGGGCGGGGGTCGGCGATCCCCACTACGGAGCATCCGTGATGGACGTCTCCGGGGAGGAGTTGCGTAAGATCGATCTCGCCCCGTATCGCGCCCTCGCCAACGAGGCCAGGGCGGTCATGATCGGCCACGGCATCTACCCGCAGATCGATCCCGGAGTTCCCGCAACACTGAGCCGCAAATTCTCGAACGACATACTCCGAGACGAGCTCGGATTCGACGGGGTCGCCATTTCGGACGACATGGAGATGCATGCGGTGTCGGATCTGGGGCGCTTCGAAGCGATCAAAGAGCGCGCACTGCTCGCCGGAAACGACGTGGTCTTCTTCTGCAGCCAGGTGGAACGGATGCCCGATCTGATCCGGGACATCAGGTCGCGCCTGGACAATGACCAGGGATTCGAGGCGCGTTTCCACGAGGCGGCTGCCCGTGCGGACGCCTACCGCGACCACGTGCTCGAGCTGCAGCGTAAGAACCAGCCCGCACCGGGGATGAGCTTCGAGCGGATCAGGGCAGCAGTCGAGGAGTTCTGTAATGAATTCGAGGAAACCTGCGGTCGCAGTCGAACCGGTGAGCGGCGTGCGAATCCGCGTACTCCCGGCACAGGCAAGACCGGACGCGAGGAGTGGACCTGAGACGGTCATGATCGAGATCGACTACGACAATCTCGAGCGGGACCTCGACGCCGGGACCTTCCGGATCGAGCTCGAAGAAGCGCTGAAGGAGGGCTTTAGGGAGATTCATGCCCGGGGCGACCGCCTGCCGCCTCCCTCGTACTACGCGTCGAAAATCTCGGAGATCATCCATCAGGGTGGCCCCGTGCCGGACCATATGTCGCTGCCGATCTGGGATCAGGTGCTGGCCGCGTGCGAGAACGCGCGTGAGGACGTCACCGGAGAGTCCTCGCATGAGGGCACCGTTTGATCGGCTCCCGGACGATCTGGTTATGGCGCGCCATTGCCGTCGTGATTCTTCTGATCTTCGCGATCCTCATGTGGAACCTCTACGCAAGACTGACGCGGATGAGGCCGGAGGTGTCGACCCCGACGGCGGTGGAGGAGCCTGCGCCGCCGTCTTCCGACCAGACCGGCCGCTGAGAGGCGCTTAGAAGCAGGGATCAGGGATCAGGATTCAGGATTCAGGAGTCAGGGAGACGAGAGCCGTGAGTCCTGGGAAATCTACCGTGACACCGGCTTTCAGATCGCTTCGCGCGATCACTCGGGATCGGGCTTCGACCCTGGAGCTCAATTAACGCTTACATGGTTCGCCCTGGCGCTTAGATCACCCGGATTCTCGTGCTACCGTTGGCGGCGGCGAGCATGGCGATCAAGAGAATCATTCCGATATCGTCGGGCAAGGGCGGCGTCGGCAAGACGACGTTCGCCGTGAATTTCGCGCTTGCTCTCGCGAAACGTGGCGAGCGAACCGTCCTCGTCGACCTCGATACCGGCACGTCCTCGGTGCGGAGCGCGATCGACGCCGAAGTCCCTCGCGATCTCTATCACTTTTTCAAGAAAGGGGAACCGCTCGAGCGCTGCATCACGCCTCTCGGCTCGAAGCTCGATCCGACGGGAGAGTTCGACAAGTTCGGGTTCGTCGCCGCTCCGAAACACATGATCGAAGAGATCACGAACTTCGGACCGGAAAAGAAGAACGAGATCATCGAGGCGATCAACGGGCTCGATGCCGACTACGTCATTCTCGATCTCAAGGCAGGACTCGACTCGAACGTCATCGATTTTCTCCCCTACTCGAACTCCGGCATTCTGATCTTCACCCCGCACATGCAGGCGGCGACGCTTGCGGCATCGGACATCGTGAAAGCGATCATCTTTCGAAAATTGCGGCTCATCTTTTCGCGCGAGTCGCCCTTTTACGAATCAGTGGATCAGGATGCAGCCGGTTTCCAGAGGCTGATGAACGAGCTGATCGATCATGCCGAGGACGTTTACGATGACTCTCTCGGAAATCTCGACGCGTTCATCCACGACCTCGAGACCTCTCTCGGAGATCACCCGGTGACGAGGACGGTGGTCAATGCCGTT from Acidobacteriota bacterium encodes the following:
- the nagZ gene encoding beta-N-acetylhexosaminidase; its protein translation is MAERVLGVGIAGTQLTELERRLMEEWTPYGVVLFARNVGTATELEELCGEIKRTGDPSPLIFVDQEGGRVDRLRDIIPGIPGAAAVAESDAAEEVVGRIGELIGDELRHFSIDVNLAPVVDVERDEPVQGLERRIYGKDPEVVTNLAARFLRGLHSKGVAACLKHFPGMGAGVGDPHYGASVMDVSGEELRKIDLAPYRALANEARAVMIGHGIYPQIDPGVPATLSRKFSNDILRDELGFDGVAISDDMEMHAVSDLGRFEAIKERALLAGNDVVFFCSQVERMPDLIRDIRSRLDNDQGFEARFHEAAARADAYRDHVLELQRKNQPAPGMSFERIRAAVEEFCNEFEETCGRSRTGERRANPRTPGTGKTGREEWT
- a CDS encoding AAA family ATPase is translated as MAIKRIIPISSGKGGVGKTTFAVNFALALAKRGERTVLVDLDTGTSSVRSAIDAEVPRDLYHFFKKGEPLERCITPLGSKLDPTGEFDKFGFVAAPKHMIEEITNFGPEKKNEIIEAINGLDADYVILDLKAGLDSNVIDFLPYSNSGILIFTPHMQAATLAASDIVKAIIFRKLRLIFSRESPFYESVDQDAAGFQRLMNELIDHAEDVYDDSLGNLDAFIHDLETSLGDHPVTRTVVNAVHFFKVHYVLNLFNGVEESFETAVKPFIENLTENVTSRCAITNLGWITRSNTIQESYRSSRSSRICG